A stretch of the Nematostella vectensis chromosome 1, jaNemVect1.1, whole genome shotgun sequence genome encodes the following:
- the LOC5519051 gene encoding uncharacterized protein LOC5519051 isoform X1: MSSANKEQNGETPVIPTASRAKNNNISMTTATVAKSPNKQSDSHIKSHSGSSSPGKICQAHTNGHKGGTSKSPCCCSHENHLPGIVYQHIPGTPNGVAIETSAPDHGTQESKSSKSKHSSGHFCSTCPPGPHTHHVYSPPNCHPPATFVEHGHCNCQPTAYLDNHYHYAHHSQSAQPRPVAVVAHPPPLLLRPLQPQHLQQHQAILEQELRPYYDGKWKGLADTPLTAFGGRQPPPDGHGTVASGYVAESQTIHQHHPLFHHNVCQWPGCEAYCEGFAQFLHHLNNDHALDERSTAQARVQMQVVGHLESQLNKERERLNAMMSHLHMPKGQLSPPGPQEGEKIQHAPVLNQTHSQPPTSSHSSSPLNTSNDGPSEPESGLIREVHVSKSCTTPPPNISVHDLTPTSSEVTTMAILSGHMPTHHIHHEELKPLIHHMPEETKIHKRSRTSDPDGISLDIQRSADFYQKADVRPPFTYASLIRQAILDSPDTQLTLNEIYSWFTRTFAYFRRNAATWKNAVRHNLSLHKCFVRKENVKGAVWMVDEEEFMKRRPQSKVTHSSASLNKQERERAVQPSCLVGLPTQVTTFDVGSRDPNHAGSNGSEEEIPQGAEAAGKRAADDDVSDEPANKKRLFGQEETEGEPGGISKLVEFCSKGITSQLSQSNVQVKLEPQEEEPEMHVHSGGEGSPHTHVAVEPVVLYNEDSIEADSIGTEQER; encoded by the exons ATGTCATCtgcaaacaaagaacagaatGGTGAAACCCCTGTTATTCCGACAGCTTCCAGGGCCAAGAATAAT AACATAAGTATGACTACCGCAACAGTAGCCAAGAGTCCAAACAAACAAAGTGACAGTCACATAAAATCTCACAGTGGCTCAAGTAGTCCAGGGAAAATCTGCCAAGCCCATACAAATGGCCACAAAGGGGGCACAAGTAAGAGTCCCTGCTGCTGTTCCCATGAAAACCATCTTCCTGGAATCGTCTATCAGCATATTCCAGGAACACCCAATGGTGTTGCTATTGAAACTTCAGCACCAGATCACGGAACACAAGAGAGCAAGAGTAGCAAATCCAAACACAGCTCTGGACACTTTTGTTCAACATGTCCACCAGGGCCTCACACTCACCATGTGTATTCACCACCTAACTGTCACCCGCCAGCCACATTTGTCGAGCATGGCCACTGTAATTGCCAACCTACTGCTTATTTGGACAACCACTATCACTATGCCCACCACTCACAGTCAGCACAGCCTAGACCAGTTGCTGTTGTTGCACACCCTCCTCCTTTATTACTAAGACCGCTTCAACCTCAACATCTTCAGCAACATCAG GCAATCCTTGAGCAGGAGTTAAGGCCCTATTATGATGGGAAGTGGAAAGGCCTGGCAGATACACCTCTAACAGCTTTTG GAGGAAGACAGCCCCCTCCTGATGGACATGGGACTGT GGCTTCTGGTTATGTTGCTGAAAGCCAGACAA TCCATCAACACCACCCTCTCTTCCATCACAATGTCTGCCAGTGGCCAGGATGTGAGGCGTACTGTGAAGGATTTGCTCAGTTCTTACA TCATCTGAACAATGACCACGCCCTTGATGAAAGGAGCACCGCACAGGCGCGGGTGCAGATGCAAGTAGTAGGCCACCTTGAATCCCAGCTGAACAAAGAAAGGGAACGACTCAATGCAATGATGAGTCACTTACATATGCCAAAG GGCCAGCTCTCCCCACCAGGGCCACAGGAAGGCGAGAAGATCCAGCATGCACCTGTGCTTAACCAAACTCATTCCCAGCCCCCAACTAGCTCCCACTCATCCTCTCCCTTAAACACCAGCAATGATGGCCCTTCCGAGCCTGAGAGTGGTCTGATTAGAGAGGTGCACGTTAGCAAGTCGTGTACAACGCCTCCACCAAATATCTCTGTACACGACCTAACGCCCACTTCAAGTGAGGTGACAACAATGGCGATCCTGAGCGGCCACATGCCGACACATCACATTCACCACGAGGAGCTAAAGCCTTTGATACATCACATGCCAGAGGAGACGAAAATTCACAAGCGCTCAAGGACCTCTGACCCAGATGGTATATCGCTGG ATATACAAAGGTCTGCTGATTTTTACCAAAAAGCTGACGTTCGACCTCCATTCACGTATGCATCTCTTATCAGACAG GCAATTCTAGACTCTCCTGATACCCAACTGACGCTGAATGAAATATATTCCTGGTTTACAAGGACGTTTGCTTATTTTAGACGAAATGCAGCAACATGGAAG AATGCCGTACGGCACAACCTGTCCCTGCACAAGTGCTTCGTGCGTAAAGAGAACGTGAAAGGCGCCGTGTGGATGGTGGATGAAGAAGAGTTCATGAAGAGGAGGCCGCAGTCGAAAGTCACCCACAGCTCAGC AAGTCTTAATAAGCAAGAGCGAGAGCGCGCGGTTCAGCCATCGTGCCTCGTGGGCCTCCCCACACAGGTCACCACTTTCGACGTCGGCTCACGTGACCCCAACCACGCGGGGTCGAATGGCTCGGAGGAGGAGATTCCGCAGGGCGCAGAGGCTGCTGGGAAGAGGGCTGCAGATGATGACGTGAGCGATGAACCAGCCAATAAGAAAAGACTATTTGGTCAAGAGGAAACGGAGGGAGAGCCTGGTGGAATCAGCAAACTTGTGGAATTCTGTTCCAAGGGCATCAC CAGCCAACTCTCACAGTCAAACGTCCAAGTCAAACTTGAACCCCAAGAAGAAGAGCCCGAGATGCATGTGCACAGCGGTGGAGAGGGGTCGCCTCATACTCACGTGGCCGTTGAGCCGGTGGTGCTATACAATGAGGATTCCATAGAGGCCGACTCTATAGGGACTGAACAGGAGAG ATAA
- the LOC116602986 gene encoding uncharacterized protein LOC116602986, producing the protein MADLRKSIMHFARENFGEDYYPVLHGRCTSLECLALLIQPKRGFIPFSKQRMTVLSSVGRFADNPEDFIAMFKSRVRRSKRSLEKEEISSVFDSHDVGVEMLDSMGMDLKMTNVDGDLKLGQLDEEYFLDADIREILSCTTLKSSIMDAYAGHRLYIATGIVYSNKFKLVGARESQLQVGAQASISLPYNASMTHAQASASAGYRHTQSYGCPLTRKSRAPLLFTLARVNYNKASRTLEIPKGKFIGKRVKVLRPRGFKQSSTQGFQECKSERAVFKQYPVVAAAAISGNDENGDTSDDDDIVMAPVELEEED; encoded by the coding sequence ATGGCAGACCTGCGGAAATCCATAATGCATTTCGCTCGTGAAAACTTCGGAGAAGACTATTACCCAGTCCTGCACGGCCGTTGCACTAGCCTGGAATGCTTGGCACTTCTTATTCAACCAAAAAGGGGATTCATTCCATTTAGCAAACAGAGGATGACCGTGCTCTCAAGTGTTGGGCGCTTTGCTGACAATCCTGAAGACTTCATCGCCATGTTCAAGTCAAGGGTCAGGAGAAGCAAACGAAGTCTCGAGAAGGAAGAAATCAGTTCTGTTTTCGACTCTCATGATGTTGGTGTTGAGATGCTTGACAGCATGGGAATGGATTTGAAGATGACGAATGTGGACGGCGACCTAAAACTAGGGCAGCTGGACGAAGAGTACTTCCTAGACGCGGATATTCGTGAGATTTTAAGCTGTACAACCTTAAAGAGTAGTATCATGGATGCCTATGCCGGTCACAGGCTTTACATAGCCACTGGGATAGTCTACAGTAACAAATTTAAGCTGGTAGGCGCAAGAGAGTCGCAGTTGCAAGTAGGAGCGCAAGCCAGCATTTCACTTCCCTATAACGCGTCGATGACTCACGCTCAAGCGAGTGCGAGTGCTGGGTACCGCCACACCCAAAGCTATGGTTGCCCCCTCACAAGGAAGTCCCGTGCCCCTCTACTATTCACACTCGCCAGGGTAAACTACAATAAGGCCTCAAGAACTCTGGAGATCCCCAAGGGGAAGTTCATTGGCAAACGGGTCAAGGTGCTGAGGCCACGTGGTTTCAAACAATCCTCTACACAGGGATTCCAAGAGTGCAAGTCAGAAAGAGCCGTGTTCAAACAATATCCAGTCGTGGCTGCTGCCGCTATTTCCGGTAATGACGAGAACGGGGATACctcagatgatgatgatattgtaATGGCACCAGTCGAGCTAGAAGAAGAGGACTAA
- the LOC5519051 gene encoding uncharacterized protein LOC5519051 isoform X2, translating to MSSANKEQNGETPVIPTASRAKNNNISMTTATVAKSPNKQSDSHIKSHSGSSSPGKICQAHTNGHKGGTSKSPCCCSHENHLPGIVYQHIPGTPNGVAIETSAPDHGTQESKSSKSKHSSGHFCSTCPPGPHTHHVYSPPNCHPPATFVEHGHCNCQPTAYLDNHYHYAHHSQSAQPRPVAVVAHPPPLLLRPLQPQHLQQHQAILEQELRPYYDGKWKGLADTPLTAFGGRQPPPDGHGTVASGYVAESQTIHQHHPLFHHNVCQWPGCEAYCEGFAQFLHHLNNDHALDERSTAQARVQMQVVGHLESQLNKERERLNAMMSHLHMPKGQLSPPGPQEGEKIQHAPVLNQTHSQPPTSSHSSSPLNTSNDGPSEPESGLIREVHVSKSCTTPPPNISVHDLTPTSSEVTTMAILSGHMPTHHIHHEELKPLIHHMPEETKIHKRSRTSDPDGISLDIQRSADFYQKADVRPPFTYASLIRQAILDSPDTQLTLNEIYSWFTRTFAYFRRNAATWKNAVRHNLSLHKCFVRKENVKGAVWMVDEEEFMKRRPQSKVTHSSALNKQERERAVQPSCLVGLPTQVTTFDVGSRDPNHAGSNGSEEEIPQGAEAAGKRAADDDVSDEPANKKRLFGQEETEGEPGGISKLVEFCSKGITSQLSQSNVQVKLEPQEEEPEMHVHSGGEGSPHTHVAVEPVVLYNEDSIEADSIGTEQER from the exons ATGTCATCtgcaaacaaagaacagaatGGTGAAACCCCTGTTATTCCGACAGCTTCCAGGGCCAAGAATAAT AACATAAGTATGACTACCGCAACAGTAGCCAAGAGTCCAAACAAACAAAGTGACAGTCACATAAAATCTCACAGTGGCTCAAGTAGTCCAGGGAAAATCTGCCAAGCCCATACAAATGGCCACAAAGGGGGCACAAGTAAGAGTCCCTGCTGCTGTTCCCATGAAAACCATCTTCCTGGAATCGTCTATCAGCATATTCCAGGAACACCCAATGGTGTTGCTATTGAAACTTCAGCACCAGATCACGGAACACAAGAGAGCAAGAGTAGCAAATCCAAACACAGCTCTGGACACTTTTGTTCAACATGTCCACCAGGGCCTCACACTCACCATGTGTATTCACCACCTAACTGTCACCCGCCAGCCACATTTGTCGAGCATGGCCACTGTAATTGCCAACCTACTGCTTATTTGGACAACCACTATCACTATGCCCACCACTCACAGTCAGCACAGCCTAGACCAGTTGCTGTTGTTGCACACCCTCCTCCTTTATTACTAAGACCGCTTCAACCTCAACATCTTCAGCAACATCAG GCAATCCTTGAGCAGGAGTTAAGGCCCTATTATGATGGGAAGTGGAAAGGCCTGGCAGATACACCTCTAACAGCTTTTG GAGGAAGACAGCCCCCTCCTGATGGACATGGGACTGT GGCTTCTGGTTATGTTGCTGAAAGCCAGACAA TCCATCAACACCACCCTCTCTTCCATCACAATGTCTGCCAGTGGCCAGGATGTGAGGCGTACTGTGAAGGATTTGCTCAGTTCTTACA TCATCTGAACAATGACCACGCCCTTGATGAAAGGAGCACCGCACAGGCGCGGGTGCAGATGCAAGTAGTAGGCCACCTTGAATCCCAGCTGAACAAAGAAAGGGAACGACTCAATGCAATGATGAGTCACTTACATATGCCAAAG GGCCAGCTCTCCCCACCAGGGCCACAGGAAGGCGAGAAGATCCAGCATGCACCTGTGCTTAACCAAACTCATTCCCAGCCCCCAACTAGCTCCCACTCATCCTCTCCCTTAAACACCAGCAATGATGGCCCTTCCGAGCCTGAGAGTGGTCTGATTAGAGAGGTGCACGTTAGCAAGTCGTGTACAACGCCTCCACCAAATATCTCTGTACACGACCTAACGCCCACTTCAAGTGAGGTGACAACAATGGCGATCCTGAGCGGCCACATGCCGACACATCACATTCACCACGAGGAGCTAAAGCCTTTGATACATCACATGCCAGAGGAGACGAAAATTCACAAGCGCTCAAGGACCTCTGACCCAGATGGTATATCGCTGG ATATACAAAGGTCTGCTGATTTTTACCAAAAAGCTGACGTTCGACCTCCATTCACGTATGCATCTCTTATCAGACAG GCAATTCTAGACTCTCCTGATACCCAACTGACGCTGAATGAAATATATTCCTGGTTTACAAGGACGTTTGCTTATTTTAGACGAAATGCAGCAACATGGAAG AATGCCGTACGGCACAACCTGTCCCTGCACAAGTGCTTCGTGCGTAAAGAGAACGTGAAAGGCGCCGTGTGGATGGTGGATGAAGAAGAGTTCATGAAGAGGAGGCCGCAGTCGAAAGTCACCCACAGCTCAGC TCTTAATAAGCAAGAGCGAGAGCGCGCGGTTCAGCCATCGTGCCTCGTGGGCCTCCCCACACAGGTCACCACTTTCGACGTCGGCTCACGTGACCCCAACCACGCGGGGTCGAATGGCTCGGAGGAGGAGATTCCGCAGGGCGCAGAGGCTGCTGGGAAGAGGGCTGCAGATGATGACGTGAGCGATGAACCAGCCAATAAGAAAAGACTATTTGGTCAAGAGGAAACGGAGGGAGAGCCTGGTGGAATCAGCAAACTTGTGGAATTCTGTTCCAAGGGCATCAC CAGCCAACTCTCACAGTCAAACGTCCAAGTCAAACTTGAACCCCAAGAAGAAGAGCCCGAGATGCATGTGCACAGCGGTGGAGAGGGGTCGCCTCATACTCACGTGGCCGTTGAGCCGGTGGTGCTATACAATGAGGATTCCATAGAGGCCGACTCTATAGGGACTGAACAGGAGAG ATAA
- the LOC116603018 gene encoding ADP-ribose glycohydrolase OARD1 isoform X2, translating to MALSDKGEAAYENTRVKEVKGDLFTSPPNESLAHCISADIKMGKGIAVLFKKKFGGVDELHKQAQKPGGLAVLKRGPRFIYYLVTKEKFWQKPTYETLQQSLVAMSNHAMEHAVTDISMPMIGCGLDQLQWSRVLNIIKDVFKTSGIFITIYRL from the exons ATGGCACTGAGTGATAAA GGTGAAGCAGCATATGAAAACACAAGGGTCAAGGAGGTTAAGGGCGACTTGTTCACATCCCCACCAAATGAGTCCCTAGCTCACTGCATTAGTGCAGACATCAAAATGGGAAAAGGAATTGCAGTATTGTTCAAGAAGAAGTTTGGTGGAGTTGATGAATTGCATAAACAAG ctCAAAAGCCAGGGGGTCTTGCAGTGTTGAAAAGAGGACCAAGGTTTATTTACTATCTTGTCACCAAGGAAAAGTTCTGGCAAAAACCAACATATGAAACTTTACAGCAGTCCCTTGTTGCCATGAGCAACCATGCAATGGAACATGCAGTTACAGACATTTCAATGCCAATGATTGGATGTGGTCTGGACCAGCTTCAGTGGTCTAGGGTGCTAAATATTATCAAGGATGTATTCAAAACAAGTGGTATTTTCATCACTATCTACAGGCTGTAG
- the LOC116603018 gene encoding ADP-ribose glycohydrolase OARD1 isoform X1, producing MDKYLVKKRNSSSGDVKEPTAKRQIMALSDKGEAAYENTRVKEVKGDLFTSPPNESLAHCISADIKMGKGIAVLFKKKFGGVDELHKQAQKPGGLAVLKRGPRFIYYLVTKEKFWQKPTYETLQQSLVAMSNHAMEHAVTDISMPMIGCGLDQLQWSRVLNIIKDVFKTSGIFITIYRL from the exons ATGGACAAGTATTTAGTGAAGAAGAG GAATTCATCTTCAGGTGATGTTAAAGAACCAACAGCTAAGAGACAGATAATGGCACTGAGTGATAAA GGTGAAGCAGCATATGAAAACACAAGGGTCAAGGAGGTTAAGGGCGACTTGTTCACATCCCCACCAAATGAGTCCCTAGCTCACTGCATTAGTGCAGACATCAAAATGGGAAAAGGAATTGCAGTATTGTTCAAGAAGAAGTTTGGTGGAGTTGATGAATTGCATAAACAAG ctCAAAAGCCAGGGGGTCTTGCAGTGTTGAAAAGAGGACCAAGGTTTATTTACTATCTTGTCACCAAGGAAAAGTTCTGGCAAAAACCAACATATGAAACTTTACAGCAGTCCCTTGTTGCCATGAGCAACCATGCAATGGAACATGCAGTTACAGACATTTCAATGCCAATGATTGGATGTGGTCTGGACCAGCTTCAGTGGTCTAGGGTGCTAAATATTATCAAGGATGTATTCAAAACAAGTGGTATTTTCATCACTATCTACAGGCTGTAG